Proteins encoded by one window of Lepeophtheirus salmonis chromosome 3, UVic_Lsal_1.4, whole genome shotgun sequence:
- the LOC121114164 gene encoding F-box/WD repeat-containing protein 7 — protein sequence MHQSSSKIRTASSLEDPVPGPSNSAADFDLEVFDSGSSCSLEECCWRSENKLLEEEEERMSSSSSSSGHAHALPSTQPHPPIPPLHSRPDSRSCLSETDEEDGEGETRQDEADHPRDEEPVSDSSPIHDSQEDPSQGIPNEIPEEEEEEEDEDDVCECPSNKPRPNPCSSTSSLWTEEIVRDHDNFGTHENEDSLDAASNVSHCHNNSCNNHSASSTSTISTSLLLSSHKRKSGDIDSRPNRRFPSDRGEETESPVHKRPCVESIRRKLTLGDRSHDPPPNPSPTPPPENPPPSPKAMKDWLSTFGCWSHVERLHALDNLIETCDPTQVRHMMQVIEPQFQRDFISLLPKELALYVLSFLDPRDLLRAAQTCRYWRILAEDNLLWREKCREAGLKDVRDMMNKRRKLSSGFVHSACKTSYMRQHNIEMNWRIRPIRPPKVLKGHDDHVITCLQFSNNRIVSGSDDNTLKVWSATTGKCLRTLVGHTGGVWSSQMRDNIIVSGSTDRSLKVWNADAGTCVHTLYGHTSTVRCMHLHENQVVSGSRDSTLRIWDIETGECLHILAGHLAAVRCVQYDGRLVVSGAYDYMVKVWNPEREECLHTLSGHTNRVYSLQFDGIHVVSGSLDTSIRVWDVETGACKHALMGHQSLTSGMELRNNILVSGNADSTVKVWDITNGQCLQTLSGHNKHQSAVTCLQFNSKFVITSSDDGTVKLWDVKTGEFVRDLVALESGGSGGVVWRIRANPTKLVCAVGSRNGTEETKLLVLDFDVNELK from the exons ATGCATCAGTCCTCCTCCAAGATAAGGACTGCTTCTTCCCTTGAGGACCCCGTTCCAGGTCCATCCAATTCCGCAGCAGATTTCGATTTGGAGGTCTTTGACTCTGGCTCCTCTTGCAGCCTGGAAGAGTGTTGCTGGAGATCGGAGAATAAGTTGTTGGAAGAGGAGGAAGAGCGGATGTCCTCGTCCTCTTCCTCCTCTGGACACGCACACGCACTCCCCTCTACCCAGCCACATCCTCCCATCCCGCCTCTCCACTCACGTCCAGACTCACGCTCCTGCCTGAGTGAAACGGACGAAGAGGACGGAGAAGGAGAGACAAGGCAGGACGAAGCAGATCATCCCCGAGATGAAGAACCCGTCTCAGACTCATCCCCTATCCACGATTCACAAGAGGATCCTTCACAAGGAATCCCAAATGAGATcccagaagaagaagaagaagaagaggatgaaGACGACGTCTGTGAGTGTCCCTCCAACAAACCACGGCCGAACCCCTGTTCCTCCACTTCCTCCTTATGGACGGAAGAAATCGTCCGAGATCATGACAATTTTGGAACACATGAAAATGAAGACTCTTTAGATGCAGCCTCGAATGTGTCACATTGTCATAATAATAGTTGTAATAATCATAGCGCTTCTTCAACGTCTACAATATCCACCTCACTCCTTCTCTCCTCACATAAACGCAAGTCGGGCGATATTGATTCCAGACCCAATCGCCGATTCCCTTCAGATAGAGGAGAAGAAACTGAATCTCCTGTACATAAAAGACCATGTGTCGAATCTATCCGCAGAAAGTTGACTCTGGGAGATCGTAGCCATGATCCTCCTCCTAATCCATCACCTACACCTCCTCCTGAAAATCCTCCTCCATCTCCCAAGGCCATGAAGGATTGGCTTTCTACTTTTGGCTGTTGGAGTCATGTTGAAAGACTGCACGCGTTGGATAATTTGATTGAAACCTGTGATCCTACTCAAGTTCGGCACATGATGCAAGTGATTGAACCTCAATTTCAGCGTGATTTCATTTCTTTACTTCCTAAAgag CTCGCATTGTATGTATTGTCTTTCCTCGACCCTCGAGATCTATTAAGAGCAGCGCAAACATGCCGTTATTGGCGAATCTTGGCTGAAGATAATCTTCTTTGGAGGGAGAAATGCCGTGAGGCAGGCTTAAAAGATGTTCGGGACATGATGAACAAAAGACGGAAACTTTCTTCTGGATTTGTTCATTCTGCGTGCAAG actagcTATATGCGACAGCATAATATAGAAATGAATTGGCGCATCCGTCCTATTCGACCTCCGAAGGTTCTTAAGGGTCATGACGATCATGTTATTACTTGTTTGCAGTTCTCCAACAATCGAATTGTCTCAGGATCGGATGACAATACATTAAAA GTATGGTCAGCGACAACGGGTAAATGTCTTCGCACCTTAGTGGGTCATACTGGTGGAGTATGGTCGTCTCAAATGAGGGACAACATTATTGTCAGTGGCTCTACAGATAGATCACTTAAAGTCTGGAATGCAGATGCTGGAACTTGTGTTCATACTTTATATGGTCATACGTCAACGGTTCGTTGTATGCATCTCCATGAGAATCAAGTTGTATCTGGTTCTAGAGATTCGACTCTTAGAATATGGGATATTGAGACTGGAGAATGCCTTCATATTCTTGCAGGCCATCTTGCTGCTGTAAGATGTGTACAATATGATGGAAGGCTGGTTGTATCTGGAGCTTATGATTATATGGTAAAAGTTTGGAATCCTGAGAGGGAAGAATGCTTACATACGCTATCTGGTCACACAAATAGAGTTTATTCCCTTCAA TTTGATGGGATTCACGTTGTTAGCGGGTCATTAGATACGAGTATTAGAGTTTGGGACGTTGAGACTGGAGCGTGTAAGCATGCCCTTATGGGACACCAATCCTTAACTTCTGGTATGGAGTTgcgtaataatattttagtgtCTGGAAATGCAGATTCAACCGTCAAAGTTTGGGACATTACGAATGGACAGTGTTTGCAAACACTCTCTG GTCATAATAAGCATCAATCTGCTGTGACTTGTCTTCAATTTAATTCCAAGTTTGTCATAACTTCTTCAGACGATGGGACTGTTAAGTTGTGGGATGTTAAAACGG gTGAATTTGTTCGAGATTTAGTTGCCCTTGAGAGTGGAGGAAGTGGAGGGGTTGTTTGGAGGATAAGAGCCAACCCCACCAAGCTAGTTTGTGCTGTTGGTTCTCGAAATGGTACTGAGGAGACTAAGTTACTTGTGTTGGACTTTGACGTGAATGAGTTAAAATAA